A single window of Poecilia reticulata strain Guanapo linkage group LG10, Guppy_female_1.0+MT, whole genome shotgun sequence DNA harbors:
- the smtnl1 gene encoding smoothelin-like 1 produces MDEEPPNQEKEMTCQSDTTNNNQLDKPALDDGCKDSEDTTEGQRVTGVVESKEAEKAQDKANAEDNNMEDVSQCDEEGGQDKENRSTADEVKEAELTEKQDGKEDVENSDKKEEQVDEMHNQEGGNITEEIKDKEGVKVKNQGEDVKNNEPKESEQDKHTKQEEKVVADKGKAKETEKQVKPKRKGASSSSISRPRASARSIRASNRNDIIAKFQQGAPETPIARNFKIQKSTTAMATGASIKQKILQWCRNKTRKYEGVNIENFSSSWSDGLAFCALIHRFFPEAFDYSSLKPQEREKNFTLAFQTAESLADCCPLLEVADMIMMGNHPDPMCVFTYVQSLCHSLSKIEKERKDKEEKEKAGTEKEEKEEDSEAAGEKLCADCEKMENQEEKLEEDKEAEKGNEEEEDCPTRRQDEDAEGVLVEAQT; encoded by the exons aTGGATGAAGAACCACCAAACCAAGAGAAGGAAATGACCTGCCAGTCAGACACCACCAACAATAACCAG CTTGACAAGCCAGCGCTGGATGACGGGTGTAAAGACTCAGAGGACACCACAGAAGGTCAAAGGGTAACTGGTGTTGTAGAGAGCAAGGAGGCAGAAAAAGCACAAGATAAGGCTAATGCTGAAGATAACAACATGGAGGATGTCTCTCAGTGTGATGAAGAGGGAGGACAAGATAAAGAGAATAGGTCCACAGCTGATGAGGTGAAGGAAGCTGAATTAACAGAGAAACAAGATGGGAAAGAAGATGTGGAGAATAGTGACAAGAAAGAAGAGCAGGTGGATGAGATGCACAATCAAGAAGGTGGGAACATCACAGAGGAGATCAAGGACAAGGAGGGAGTAAAGGTAAAAAACCAAGGAGAAGATGTGAAAAACAACGAACCAAAAGAAAGTGAGCAggacaaacatacaaaacaggaagaaaaagtgGTGGCCGACAAAGGAAAGGCaaaggagacagaaaaacaagtgaAGCCTAAAAGAAAGGgggcctcttcctcctccatctctcGACCAAGAGCCTCTGCACGTTCCATTAGAGCGTCCAATAGAAATGACATTATTGCTAAGTTTCAACAAGGTGCTCCAGA GACACCAATAGCTCGCAATTTCAAAATTCAGAAGTCTACTACAGCGATGGCAACTGGAGCTTCAATCAAACAGAAGATTCTTCAGTGGTGCCGCAACAAGACACGCAAATATGAG GGTGTAAACATTGAAAACTTCTCCTCGTCCTGGAGTGATGGGCTGGCGTTCTGTGCTCTAATCCATCGCTTCTTCCCGGAAGCTTTCGACTACAGCTCACTGAAACCacaggagagggagaaaaacTTCACTTTGGCCTTCCAAACAGCAGA GTCCCTGGCTGACTGCTGCCCTCTACTGGAAGTGGCTGACATGATCATGATGGGAAATCACCCAGACCCGATGTGTGTGTTCACATATGTGCAGTCCCTCTGCCACAGCCTCTCTAAAatagagaaagagaggaaggataaggaggaaaaggagaaggCTGGAACcgaaaaagaggagaaagaggaagatAGTGAAGCAGCAGGAGAGAAATTATGTGCTGACTGTGAGAAAATGGAGAACCAAGAGGAGAAACTGGAAGAGGacaaagaagcagaaaagggaaatgaagaggaggaagattgCCCAACGAGGCGTCAGGATGAAGATGCTGAGGGAGTTTTGGTTGAGGCACAGACTTAG
- the LOC103471356 gene encoding oocyte zinc finger protein XlCOF7.1-like isoform X2 — MSADMPAALGSLNMESQLLSIMNVLVKAAVAEIVQLFSESSESMRLHLSQSLRENENLRTRMKVMRSELFSLKLQTRTNRPASRFSAFRGNVTKPRPKLQGFMKPAQGDKTVLETASTSVTQTKSSSSAVQVQCADVDSPEVILIKDEDDVVGSAPDIGQNNFGEDCMQGAGNQSLDSSGSSCLINNNKQLRIMNVHSVGEAPLQEDGDILFSASELQVLSVLSDHSIPPETILNFTSGANGRAPVGAVQENRTEVVRNIQHERDPPTRRASAAGNQALNSPAVDANGQPIHFSQQHNVLPNPISKSLDCGFCGERFHSREELIVHRAGHTGESPIPCSLCSKTFANKTTLAIHMRIHTGEKPYACTQCGKRFTQNGSLKIHLRTHSGEKPFSCSQCTASFNNPSNLRRHMITHNSTVGL, encoded by the exons ATGTCCGCAGACATGCCAGCGGCGCTCGGCAGCCTCAACATGGAGTCGCAGCTTCTGTCCATCATGAACGTGTTGGTGAAAGCTGCCGTAGCGGAGATCGTACAGCTATTCTCGGAGAGCTCCGAGTCTATGCGGCTGCATCTCAGCCAGAGTCTGAGGGAGAACGAAAACCTGAGGACGAGGATGAAGGTGATGAGGAGTGAGCTGTTTTCCCTGAAGCTCCAAACCAGGACGAACCGACCGGCCAGCCGCTTCTCTGCCTTCAGGGGCAATGTAACCAAACCTCGGCCAAAACTGCAGG GGTTTATGAAGCCAGCACAGGGTGATAAAACAGTTCTTGAAACTGCTTCCACCTCTGTCACCCAAACCAAGTCGTCTTCCTCCGCTGTCCAAGTGCAG TGTGCAGATGTGGACAGTCCAGAGGTCATTCTGATCAAAGATGAGGATGATGTTGTAGGATCTGCGCCTGACATTG gtcaaaataacTTTGGAGAGGATTGCATGCAGGGTGCAGGGAATCAGAGCTTAGACTCATCCGGCTCATCCTGCTTGATCAATAATAACAAGCAGCTGAGGATCATGAATGTTCACAGCGTGGGAGAGGCCCCTCTGCAGGAGGACGGCGACATCCTCTTCTCTGCCTCTGAACTTCAGGTTTTGAGCGTTCTGTCTGACCACAGCATCCCTCCGGAGACGATTCTTAATTTCACGAGTGGTGCGAATGGCCGTGCACCGGTAGGAGCGGTGCAGGAAAACCGTACTGAAGTGGTGAGAAACATTCAACACGAAAGGGATCCTCCCACTCGGAGAGCTTCAGCAGCAGGGAACCAAGCATTAAATTCCCCCGCGGTGGACGCAAATGGACAGCCCATCCACTTCTCTCAACAGCACAACGTCCTCCCCAACCCGATCAGCAAATCCCTGGACTGTGGCTTCTGCGGCGAGCGCTTCCACAGCCGCGAGGAACTTATCGTGCACCGCGCCGGCCACACCGGCGAGTCGCCCATACCTTGTTCCTTGTGCAGCAAGACTTTCGCGAACAAGACCACGCTGGCCATCCACATGCGGATTCACACGGGCGAGAAGCCGTACGCCTGCACGCAGTGCGGGAAGCGCTTCACGCAGAACGGCAGCCTCAAGATCCACCTGAGGACGCATTCTGGAGAGAAGCCGTTCTCGTGCAGCCAGTGCACCGCCAGCTTTAACAACCCGAGCAACCTGCGCAGACACATGATCACGCACAATTCCACTGTAGGGCTGTGA
- the LOC103471356 gene encoding oocyte zinc finger protein XlCOF7.1-like isoform X1, producing MSADMPAALGSLNMESQLLSIMNVLVKAAVAEIVQLFSESSESMRLHLSQSLRENENLRTRMKVMRSELFSLKLQTRTNRPASRFSAFRGNVTKPRPKLQAGFMKPAQGDKTVLETASTSVTQTKSSSSAVQVQCADVDSPEVILIKDEDDVVGSAPDIGQNNFGEDCMQGAGNQSLDSSGSSCLINNNKQLRIMNVHSVGEAPLQEDGDILFSASELQVLSVLSDHSIPPETILNFTSGANGRAPVGAVQENRTEVVRNIQHERDPPTRRASAAGNQALNSPAVDANGQPIHFSQQHNVLPNPISKSLDCGFCGERFHSREELIVHRAGHTGESPIPCSLCSKTFANKTTLAIHMRIHTGEKPYACTQCGKRFTQNGSLKIHLRTHSGEKPFSCSQCTASFNNPSNLRRHMITHNSTVGL from the exons ATGTCCGCAGACATGCCAGCGGCGCTCGGCAGCCTCAACATGGAGTCGCAGCTTCTGTCCATCATGAACGTGTTGGTGAAAGCTGCCGTAGCGGAGATCGTACAGCTATTCTCGGAGAGCTCCGAGTCTATGCGGCTGCATCTCAGCCAGAGTCTGAGGGAGAACGAAAACCTGAGGACGAGGATGAAGGTGATGAGGAGTGAGCTGTTTTCCCTGAAGCTCCAAACCAGGACGAACCGACCGGCCAGCCGCTTCTCTGCCTTCAGGGGCAATGTAACCAAACCTCGGCCAAAACTGCAGG CAGGGTTTATGAAGCCAGCACAGGGTGATAAAACAGTTCTTGAAACTGCTTCCACCTCTGTCACCCAAACCAAGTCGTCTTCCTCCGCTGTCCAAGTGCAG TGTGCAGATGTGGACAGTCCAGAGGTCATTCTGATCAAAGATGAGGATGATGTTGTAGGATCTGCGCCTGACATTG gtcaaaataacTTTGGAGAGGATTGCATGCAGGGTGCAGGGAATCAGAGCTTAGACTCATCCGGCTCATCCTGCTTGATCAATAATAACAAGCAGCTGAGGATCATGAATGTTCACAGCGTGGGAGAGGCCCCTCTGCAGGAGGACGGCGACATCCTCTTCTCTGCCTCTGAACTTCAGGTTTTGAGCGTTCTGTCTGACCACAGCATCCCTCCGGAGACGATTCTTAATTTCACGAGTGGTGCGAATGGCCGTGCACCGGTAGGAGCGGTGCAGGAAAACCGTACTGAAGTGGTGAGAAACATTCAACACGAAAGGGATCCTCCCACTCGGAGAGCTTCAGCAGCAGGGAACCAAGCATTAAATTCCCCCGCGGTGGACGCAAATGGACAGCCCATCCACTTCTCTCAACAGCACAACGTCCTCCCCAACCCGATCAGCAAATCCCTGGACTGTGGCTTCTGCGGCGAGCGCTTCCACAGCCGCGAGGAACTTATCGTGCACCGCGCCGGCCACACCGGCGAGTCGCCCATACCTTGTTCCTTGTGCAGCAAGACTTTCGCGAACAAGACCACGCTGGCCATCCACATGCGGATTCACACGGGCGAGAAGCCGTACGCCTGCACGCAGTGCGGGAAGCGCTTCACGCAGAACGGCAGCCTCAAGATCCACCTGAGGACGCATTCTGGAGAGAAGCCGTTCTCGTGCAGCCAGTGCACCGCCAGCTTTAACAACCCGAGCAACCTGCGCAGACACATGATCACGCACAATTCCACTGTAGGGCTGTGA